Proteins encoded together in one Schumannella luteola window:
- a CDS encoding type IV pilin protein yields MTRIQDILAARMDRVKNGDKGFTLIELLVVVIIIGILAAIAIPVYIGVQNNAKDSAVKSDLGNAKTAVVAKYTQDGNYPTALTGLEGQGYTQSDASNYKSATAGDLPAITVVASNGGFCITAVSASGTRFAVSDKKAIATGTCNAGVMS; encoded by the coding sequence ATGACCCGCATCCAGGACATCCTGGCGGCCCGTATGGACCGCGTGAAGAACGGCGACAAGGGCTTCACGCTCATCGAGCTGCTCGTCGTCGTGATCATCATCGGCATCCTCGCCGCGATCGCGATCCCCGTCTACATCGGCGTTCAGAACAACGCGAAGGACTCGGCCGTCAAGTCGGACCTCGGCAACGCCAAGACCGCTGTTGTGGCCAAGTACACCCAGGACGGCAACTACCCGACCGCGCTCACCGGACTCGAGGGCCAGGGCTACACCCAGTCGGACGCGTCGAACTACAAGAGCGCGACGGCCGGCGACCTGCCCGCGATCACGGTCGTGGCTTCGAACGGCGGCTTCTGCATCACTGCTGTCAGCGCTTCGGGCACGCGGTTCGCCGTCTCCGACAAGAAGGCGATCGCGACCGGCACCTGCAACGCCGGCGTCATGAGCTAA
- a CDS encoding prepilin peptidase, producing the protein MIAVVGVLGALGLAIGSFLNVVIYRVPNGLSVVAPASACPGCETPIKGRDNVPLLSWLLLGGRCRSCRMRISARYPAIELVTGLAFIGVALVFTPAVVTAATIGQALASAAVLAALLYFAAISVALTMIDVDVHRLPNAIVYPAYPVMAVLVTAAALAGGDAGRLVPALIGAAGSLLFYFILAFAYPGGMGLGDVKLAGVIGMLLGFLGWPQLAVGIASAFALGGVFGIVLIALRRGGRKTGIPFGPWMLLGAWIGIFAGEPLAQAYLTLVGIR; encoded by the coding sequence ATGATCGCCGTCGTCGGGGTGCTCGGCGCCCTCGGTCTCGCGATCGGCTCGTTCCTCAACGTGGTGATCTACCGCGTGCCCAACGGCCTCTCGGTCGTCGCCCCCGCCTCGGCCTGCCCGGGATGCGAGACCCCGATCAAGGGGCGCGACAACGTGCCGCTGCTGTCGTGGCTGCTGCTCGGAGGGCGCTGCCGCTCGTGCCGCATGCGCATCTCGGCGCGCTATCCCGCGATCGAGCTCGTCACGGGGCTCGCGTTCATCGGCGTGGCGCTCGTCTTCACGCCGGCTGTCGTGACCGCGGCCACGATCGGGCAGGCGCTCGCCTCGGCCGCCGTGCTGGCCGCACTGCTCTACTTCGCGGCGATCTCTGTCGCCCTCACGATGATCGACGTCGACGTGCACCGTCTGCCGAACGCGATCGTGTATCCGGCCTACCCCGTCATGGCGGTGCTGGTCACGGCCGCCGCCCTCGCCGGAGGAGACGCGGGCCGACTGGTCCCCGCGCTGATCGGCGCGGCCGGCAGTCTGCTGTTCTACTTCATCCTGGCTTTCGCCTACCCGGGCGGCATGGGTCTCGGCGACGTCAAGCTCGCCGGCGTCATCGGCATGCTGCTGGGCTTCCTCGGATGGCCGCAGCTGGCCGTCGGGATCGCTTCGGCGTTCGCGCTGGGAGGGGTCTTCGGAATCGTGCTCATCGCGCTCCGTCGGGGCGGTCGCAAGACCGGCATCCCGTTCGGACCGTGGATGCTGCTCGGCGCCTGGATCGGGATCTTCGCCGGAGAGCCGCTGGCTCAGGCGTATCTGACGCTCGTCGGCATTCGCTGA
- the pilM gene encoding type IV pilus assembly protein PilM, whose product MDAARRLDRDLRRRAAGSGVSDARRHSLTRTFKGGNMASTIVGLDIGNGVIRAAELADPGKAKPTLLRYHSIVVPPTAIQKGEVLEVGTVSAALKQLWATAGFKSKKVVLGMGNQRVMVRDVSVPQMPLAQIKESLPFQVQELLPVPVADAILDFYPVSAGRSENSDVVNGLLIAAVKEPVLKNVEAVQAAGLDPVEVDLIPFALTRALVPMSDSRDLVAIVHIGATTTSVVIAANGVPQFVRIIQSGGEDITQALVRRLGLDAAQSDKVKRGFGLNSENVAPDWKPAVEAIVTAAGELIDSVRNTLSFFVNTHQGVRLDRAYLSGGGAQLAGLPAAMADAIRLPVGLPDPLARFSVAKTVDAERLRADLAGVPVAAGLALGSKS is encoded by the coding sequence GTGGATGCTGCTCGGCGCCTGGATCGGGATCTTCGCCGGAGAGCCGCTGGCTCAGGCGTATCTGACGCTCGTCGGCATTCGCTGACGCGCACATTTAAGGGGGGAAACATGGCTTCGACAATCGTCGGGCTCGACATCGGGAACGGGGTGATCCGGGCCGCGGAACTCGCGGACCCCGGAAAGGCCAAGCCCACACTGCTGCGCTACCACTCGATCGTGGTACCGCCGACGGCGATCCAGAAGGGTGAGGTGCTCGAGGTGGGCACCGTTTCGGCCGCGCTCAAGCAGCTCTGGGCGACCGCGGGCTTCAAGAGCAAGAAGGTCGTGCTCGGAATGGGCAACCAGCGCGTGATGGTGCGCGACGTGTCCGTGCCCCAGATGCCGCTTGCACAGATCAAGGAGAGCCTGCCTTTCCAGGTGCAGGAGCTGCTGCCGGTGCCTGTCGCCGATGCGATCCTCGACTTCTACCCGGTGTCGGCCGGGCGCTCGGAGAACTCCGACGTGGTCAACGGACTGCTGATCGCGGCGGTCAAGGAACCCGTCCTGAAGAACGTCGAGGCGGTTCAGGCTGCCGGGCTCGACCCGGTCGAGGTCGATCTCATCCCGTTCGCGCTGACGCGAGCGCTGGTTCCGATGTCGGACTCCCGCGACCTCGTCGCGATCGTGCACATCGGAGCGACCACCACGAGTGTCGTCATCGCCGCCAACGGCGTGCCGCAGTTCGTGCGCATCATCCAGAGTGGCGGCGAGGACATCACGCAGGCGCTCGTTCGCCGTCTCGGACTCGACGCGGCTCAGAGCGATAAGGTCAAGCGCGGCTTCGGGCTGAACTCCGAGAACGTCGCCCCCGATTGGAAGCCCGCCGTCGAGGCGATCGTGACCGCCGCCGGTGAACTGATCGACAGCGTGCGCAACACCCTGAGCTTCTTCGTCAACACCCACCAGGGGGTCCGCCTCGACCGCGCCTACCTCTCCGGGGGCGGTGCGCAGCTTGCCGGCCTGCCCGCGGCGATGGCCGATGCCATCCGCCTCCCCGTCGGTCTCCCTGACCCGCTGGCCCGATTCAGCGTCGCCAAGACGGTCGACGCCGAACGTCTCCGCGCCGACCTCGCCGGTGTGCCCGTGGCGGCCGGTCTCGCCCTCGGGAGCAAGTCATGA
- a CDS encoding PulJ/GspJ family protein, producing MIGAIKRRLQHGAGGEAGISLIEMIVGMALTALVLSLVGTMLVQVGKVTTLTNDRSRSTAEAQNVLDAMSTDIRAGVNIPGNSPITWAVRPGSEATVTGEKIRLITYSDVARPNPIGMPLQVAYSLENGTIVRNAWTVPSSSASYPLSTAPSNKRNLGSRVTAFSLNYIQGTCPAPASSPCTVSTVTTTNVGLIIGVNISLTAQAAGSTVPVSMSTTVYLPNAGSTQKYAGS from the coding sequence GTGATCGGCGCGATCAAGCGGCGCCTGCAGCACGGCGCCGGCGGCGAAGCAGGTATCTCGCTGATCGAGATGATCGTCGGAATGGCGCTCACCGCTCTGGTTTTGTCGCTGGTCGGCACGATGCTCGTCCAGGTAGGGAAGGTGACGACGCTGACGAACGACCGCAGTCGCAGCACCGCGGAGGCGCAGAACGTCCTCGATGCGATGAGCACGGACATTCGTGCCGGCGTCAACATCCCGGGCAATTCGCCGATCACCTGGGCTGTGCGGCCCGGAAGCGAAGCGACGGTCACGGGCGAGAAGATCCGCCTGATCACCTACAGTGACGTCGCCCGTCCGAATCCGATCGGCATGCCCCTGCAGGTCGCCTACTCACTCGAGAACGGGACGATCGTCCGCAACGCCTGGACTGTGCCGTCATCCTCGGCGTCGTACCCGCTCTCGACCGCACCGTCGAACAAACGCAACCTGGGCTCGCGGGTCACTGCTTTCAGCCTGAACTACATCCAGGGGACCTGCCCGGCACCGGCGTCGAGCCCGTGCACGGTATCGACCGTGACGACGACCAACGTCGGTCTCATCATCGGCGTCAACATCTCGTTGACAGCCCAGGCAGCCGGCTCGACGGTTCCGGTCTCGATGTCCACGACCGTCTATCTGCCCAATGCGGGCTCGACTCAGAAGTACGCAGGGAGCTGA
- a CDS encoding carboxypeptidase-like regulatory domain-containing protein: MIWLRNARLRAQRVAARVAADDTGLGIVEVVVAMVIFALIAVGVAQGLVISSKIAGDAQSRAVALNLNSAQLDYVRTQSPYSVQSSSKTSPSSTMQIDGITYTTFQTVAWTDTSGADRSCGAVDSSFQLLRVRVETIWSTQLQTTPAATSDALISADNTIKDPGNGTIFIKVTKSDGSGYANLQLSAKSTGGIALTVPKTNTDGCAFITGVAPGSYTVTADVTGNVDRKHQKTSVSQVLNVTAGSAVPVSFDYDVDTSVNTSYPTGQSNVIYPTDLVTTWFTSADIPPYYTVSGTPSRVDLFPAAKVGYTAIAGAFAPAQGAATTCLSPDPGNWDAGSAGGKNLLDGVRQDPVTALPNTSPSYGVPMGVVQATGLPSNGTYTVVATSAAAGPGDPGCATGQKYTFTVKNNNSPKLALPYGTWSLSYGGLLGLSFPLSAQALTNAYSTSPAGTATLDPRSAS, encoded by the coding sequence ATGATCTGGCTCCGAAACGCACGGCTCCGCGCACAGCGCGTCGCGGCCCGCGTCGCCGCCGACGACACCGGCCTCGGCATCGTCGAGGTGGTCGTCGCGATGGTGATCTTCGCGCTCATCGCCGTCGGCGTGGCGCAGGGCCTCGTGATCTCTTCGAAGATCGCCGGCGACGCGCAGAGCCGCGCCGTCGCGCTCAACCTGAACTCGGCGCAGCTCGACTACGTCCGCACTCAGTCGCCCTACTCGGTGCAGTCCAGCTCGAAGACCTCGCCGTCGTCGACCATGCAGATCGACGGCATCACCTACACGACGTTCCAGACGGTCGCGTGGACCGACACCTCCGGGGCCGACCGCAGCTGCGGCGCCGTCGACAGCAGCTTCCAGCTTCTCCGCGTGCGCGTCGAGACCATCTGGTCGACGCAGCTGCAGACCACGCCGGCCGCGACCTCGGATGCGCTCATCAGCGCCGACAACACGATCAAGGACCCGGGTAACGGCACGATCTTCATCAAGGTCACCAAGTCCGACGGATCCGGCTACGCGAACCTCCAGCTCTCGGCGAAGAGCACCGGGGGCATCGCCCTGACGGTGCCCAAGACCAACACCGACGGCTGCGCCTTCATCACCGGCGTCGCCCCGGGCAGCTACACGGTCACCGCCGATGTCACGGGCAACGTCGACCGGAAGCACCAGAAGACCTCGGTGTCGCAGGTCCTCAACGTCACCGCCGGCTCGGCCGTCCCCGTCTCGTTCGACTACGACGTCGACACCTCGGTCAACACGAGCTACCCGACGGGTCAGAGCAACGTCATCTACCCGACCGACCTTGTGACGACCTGGTTCACCTCGGCCGACATCCCTCCGTACTACACGGTCAGCGGCACGCCTTCGCGCGTGGATCTCTTTCCCGCGGCGAAGGTCGGCTACACCGCCATCGCGGGCGCGTTCGCTCCCGCTCAGGGCGCAGCCACGACCTGTCTGTCGCCCGACCCGGGCAACTGGGACGCCGGCTCCGCGGGAGGCAAGAACCTCCTCGACGGCGTGCGTCAGGACCCGGTGACCGCCCTTCCGAACACCTCCCCGAGCTACGGCGTTCCGATGGGTGTCGTGCAGGCGACCGGTCTTCCGAGCAACGGCACGTACACGGTCGTCGCGACCAGCGCCGCCGCCGGGCCGGGAGACCCGGGCTGCGCGACCGGGCAGAAGTACACCTTCACGGTCAAGAACAACAACTCTCCCAAGCTCGCGCTGCCCTACGGCACGTGGTCTCTCAGCTACGGCGGGCTCCTCGGCCTGAGCTTCCCGCTCTCGGCTCAGGCGCTCACGAACGCCTACTCGACCAGCCCGGCTGGCACGGCGACCCTCGACCCGCGGAGCGCATCGTGA
- a CDS encoding type II secretion system F family protein — translation MAATAIAARNFDYKSRNSTGKLVSGRLEASSEGAVVDKLRSMGLAPVEIRESTGGTGLAREISLGSFSKGVDLKALAVFSRQMATMVSAGLSLLKTLNILAEQTENKKLKSVLGAVTRDVESGASLSDALAKHSVEFPPIMVNMVRAGETGGFLEDALATIAENFEKESKLKATIKSAMTYPVMVLGIAVLAVIVMLIFIVPIFQKMFSSAGKDLPAPTMILVGLSQNMWWIVPAILVVTIGGSVWWRTNKNREEVRQRFDPIMLKLPVFGQLNGKIAIARFSRNLSNMIGAGVPILQALVIVGETSGNWVVENAAKKVADSVRQGKSIAGPLAEESVFPSMVVQMVAVGEDSGALETMLSKVADFYDMEVEATTKALTSLIEPLLIAFLGVVIGGMIVALYMPIFNMIQVVQQ, via the coding sequence ATGGCCGCGACCGCGATCGCCGCTCGCAACTTCGACTACAAGAGCCGTAACTCGACCGGCAAGCTGGTCAGCGGCCGACTCGAGGCCTCGAGCGAGGGCGCTGTCGTCGACAAGCTCCGTTCGATGGGCCTGGCGCCGGTCGAGATCCGCGAGTCGACCGGCGGGACCGGGCTCGCGAGGGAGATCTCCCTCGGCAGCTTCTCCAAGGGCGTCGACCTCAAGGCACTCGCCGTCTTCAGCCGGCAGATGGCGACTATGGTGTCGGCCGGCCTATCCCTGCTCAAGACCCTCAACATCCTCGCCGAGCAGACCGAGAACAAGAAGCTCAAGAGCGTACTGGGGGCGGTGACGCGCGACGTCGAGTCCGGGGCCTCGCTCTCGGATGCGCTGGCGAAGCACTCAGTGGAGTTCCCGCCGATCATGGTCAACATGGTGCGGGCGGGTGAGACCGGCGGATTCCTTGAGGACGCGCTCGCCACCATCGCCGAGAACTTCGAAAAAGAATCGAAGCTCAAGGCGACGATCAAGTCGGCGATGACCTATCCCGTGATGGTGCTCGGCATCGCCGTTCTCGCCGTGATCGTCATGCTGATCTTCATCGTCCCGATCTTCCAGAAGATGTTTTCTAGCGCAGGGAAGGATCTCCCAGCGCCGACAATGATTCTCGTCGGTCTCTCGCAGAACATGTGGTGGATTGTTCCCGCGATCCTGGTGGTGACGATCGGTGGATCGGTCTGGTGGCGCACGAACAAGAATCGCGAGGAAGTCAGGCAGCGCTTCGACCCGATCATGCTGAAGCTTCCGGTCTTCGGTCAGCTGAACGGCAAGATCGCGATCGCGCGCTTCTCGCGAAACCTGTCGAACATGATCGGCGCGGGCGTGCCGATCCTGCAGGCTCTGGTTATCGTCGGCGAGACCTCCGGCAACTGGGTGGTTGAGAACGCCGCGAAGAAGGTCGCCGACTCGGTCCGCCAGGGCAAGTCGATCGCCGGCCCGTTGGCCGAGGAGTCGGTGTTCCCGTCGATGGTCGTGCAGATGGTCGCCGTCGGCGAGGATTCCGGCGCCTTGGAGACGATGCTGAGCAAGGTCGCGGACTTTTACGACATGGAGGTCGAGGCGACCACGAAGGCCCTGACGAGCCTTATCGAGCCGCTTCTGATCGCGTTCCTCGGCGTCGTGATCGGAGGGATGATCGTGGCGCTTTACATGCCGATCTTCAACATGATCCAGGTCGTGCAGCAGTAG